In Asanoa sp. WMMD1127, one genomic interval encodes:
- a CDS encoding ABC transporter permease has translation MARYVIRRLLQMVVTFIGTTFVVYALMFANQNDPIQALAGDRPVNDNVRQVLTEQYHLDEPFVVQYGYYMRGLLTGDFGKTLTGRPIGDVMSDAWPNTIKLALLALLFATAFGIAAGLVAGLRRGSVFDNTTLALTLVVVGLPIIVLAPIAQLVFGIKLGWFPTTAGARPSLYGLILPALVLGAASTATMLRLTRASVAENVRADYVRTARAKGLAVRRVVAVHVLRNSLIPVITLIGVDLGTLMAGAIVTEGVFNIPGVGSKLLQGIQTEDGPLVVGFVSVLVVVFLVTNLLVDLLYAVLDPRIRYE, from the coding sequence ATGGCTCGTTACGTCATCAGGCGTCTGCTCCAGATGGTCGTCACCTTCATCGGGACGACCTTCGTGGTGTATGCGCTGATGTTCGCGAACCAGAACGACCCGATCCAGGCGTTGGCCGGCGACCGCCCCGTCAACGACAACGTGCGCCAGGTGCTCACCGAGCAGTACCACCTCGACGAGCCGTTCGTGGTGCAGTACGGCTACTACATGCGCGGCCTGCTGACCGGCGACTTCGGCAAGACGCTCACCGGCCGGCCCATCGGCGACGTCATGTCCGACGCCTGGCCCAACACGATCAAGCTGGCGCTGCTCGCACTGCTCTTCGCCACCGCGTTCGGCATCGCCGCGGGCCTGGTCGCCGGCCTGCGCCGGGGCAGCGTCTTCGACAACACCACGCTGGCGCTCACCCTGGTCGTCGTCGGCCTGCCGATCATCGTGCTGGCGCCGATCGCCCAGCTCGTGTTCGGCATCAAGCTCGGCTGGTTCCCGACCACGGCCGGCGCCCGACCCAGCCTCTACGGGTTGATCCTGCCCGCGCTCGTGCTCGGCGCCGCGTCGACCGCCACCATGCTCCGGCTGACCCGGGCGTCGGTGGCCGAGAACGTGCGGGCCGACTACGTGCGCACGGCCCGGGCCAAGGGGCTCGCCGTCCGCCGGGTCGTCGCCGTGCACGTGCTGCGCAACTCGCTGATCCCCGTGATCACGCTGATCGGCGTCGACCTCGGGACGCTGATGGCCGGCGCGATCGTCACCGAGGGCGTGTTCAACATCCCCGGCGTGGGCTCCAAGCTGCTCCAGGGCATCCAGACCGAGGACGGCCCGCTGGTGGTGGGCTTCGTCAGCGTGCTGGTCGTCGTCTTCCTGGTCACGAACCTGCTCGTCGACCTGCTCTACGCCGTACTCGACCCGAGGATCCGGTATGAGTGA
- a CDS encoding ABC transporter permease, protein MSDLEMAATTELGARPPADPPPAGGPTPTPRSRSLAADAWYDLRRNWIFWVAAALVVLVVLMAVVPGLFSSADPTACNTRRQFAGPSGGALFGYDFQGCDVFSRTVHGARASVLVGVFAVLLTGVIGLVFGMLAGYFGGWLDAVLSRVVDVVLGIPLLLAAIVLSKRLAADRQGSGILTVVIVLGLLGWTTAARVMRSSVLAARSQDYVAAARMLGAGPLRIMWRHILPNALAPFIVVLTIALGTFIATEATLSFLNIGLRPPAISWGIDIATAGKHVREAAMPLVAPSLFLTLTVLAFIMLGDAIRDAFDPKLR, encoded by the coding sequence ATGAGTGACCTGGAGATGGCGGCGACCACCGAGCTCGGCGCCCGACCGCCCGCCGACCCGCCACCCGCGGGCGGCCCGACGCCCACGCCGAGGTCGCGCAGCCTGGCCGCCGACGCCTGGTACGACCTGCGCCGAAACTGGATCTTCTGGGTCGCCGCCGCCCTCGTCGTGCTCGTCGTGCTGATGGCCGTCGTGCCCGGCCTGTTCAGCTCGGCCGACCCGACCGCCTGCAACACCCGCCGCCAGTTCGCCGGGCCCTCCGGCGGCGCCCTGTTCGGCTACGACTTCCAGGGCTGCGATGTCTTCTCCCGCACGGTGCACGGCGCCCGCGCGTCGGTGCTGGTCGGCGTGTTCGCCGTGCTCCTGACCGGGGTGATCGGTCTGGTCTTCGGCATGCTGGCCGGCTACTTCGGCGGCTGGCTCGACGCGGTGCTCTCCCGGGTGGTCGACGTCGTGCTCGGCATCCCGCTGCTGCTCGCCGCGATCGTGCTGAGCAAGCGGCTGGCCGCCGACCGGCAGGGCTCCGGCATCCTGACGGTGGTCATCGTGCTCGGCCTGCTCGGCTGGACCACGGCCGCCCGGGTGATGCGCTCGTCGGTGCTGGCCGCGCGCAGCCAGGACTACGTCGCCGCGGCCCGGATGCTCGGCGCCGGCCCGCTGCGGATCATGTGGCGGCACATCCTGCCGAACGCGCTCGCGCCGTTCATCGTCGTGCTGACGATCGCGCTCGGCACGTTCATCGCGACCGAGGCGACGCTGTCGTTCCTCAACATCGGCCTGCGACCGCCGGCGATCTCGTGGGGGATCGACATCGCCACCGCCGGCAAGCACGTGCGCGAGGCGGCCATGCCGCTGGTCGCGCCCTCGCTGTTCCTCACCCTGACGGTGCTCGCCTTCATCATGCTGGGCGACGCCATCCGGGACGCCTTCGACCCGAAGCTGCGCTGA
- a CDS encoding ABC transporter ATP-binding protein — translation MTYSSYPPPDYHQPQSYPPAEQPSTAPVVAGWGDERTGWDTPTAAWSTAPTRARVTPPRSGEHLLDVRDLWVEFGIRDGVARVVNGVSFHVDPGETLAILGESGSGKSVTAQAVMGILDSPPAVVRGGQVRFGGEDLLTVAPERRRQVRGQEIAMIFQDALSALNPVYPVGWQITEALRSRRGISKSDARRRAVELMDLVQIPAASQRVDDYPHQFSGGMRQRVMIAMALALRPKVLIADEPTTALDVTVQAQIMDLLATLRAELEMALILITHDLGVVADVADRITVMYAGRVVEHADVHTLYGAPAHPYTRGLLASVPRLEYRGHGLHSISGTPPNPVAIPEGCAFHPRCPWAQQVCRMTEPPLTRIGRLDRASACHFPPEALDARLA, via the coding sequence ATGACCTACTCCTCGTATCCGCCCCCGGACTACCACCAGCCACAGAGCTATCCGCCTGCCGAGCAGCCGTCGACCGCGCCCGTCGTGGCCGGCTGGGGCGACGAGCGCACCGGCTGGGACACGCCGACGGCGGCCTGGTCGACCGCGCCGACCCGGGCCCGGGTCACCCCGCCGCGTTCCGGGGAGCACCTGCTCGACGTGCGCGACCTGTGGGTGGAGTTCGGCATCCGGGACGGCGTCGCGCGGGTGGTCAACGGCGTCTCCTTCCACGTCGACCCCGGTGAGACGCTGGCGATCCTGGGCGAGTCCGGCTCCGGCAAGTCGGTCACGGCCCAGGCCGTCATGGGCATCCTCGACAGCCCACCCGCTGTCGTACGCGGCGGCCAGGTGCGCTTCGGCGGCGAGGACCTGCTGACCGTGGCGCCCGAACGCCGTCGCCAGGTGCGCGGCCAGGAGATCGCGATGATCTTCCAGGACGCGCTGTCGGCGCTGAACCCGGTCTACCCGGTCGGCTGGCAGATCACGGAGGCGCTGCGCTCCCGGCGCGGGATCAGCAAGTCCGACGCCCGTCGCCGCGCCGTCGAGCTGATGGACCTCGTCCAGATCCCCGCGGCCAGCCAGCGGGTCGACGACTATCCGCACCAGTTCTCGGGCGGCATGCGGCAGCGCGTCATGATCGCGATGGCGCTCGCGCTGCGGCCCAAGGTGCTGATCGCCGACGAGCCGACCACCGCCCTCGACGTCACCGTGCAGGCCCAGATCATGGACCTGCTGGCGACGCTGCGCGCCGAGCTCGAGATGGCGCTCATCCTGATCACGCACGACCTGGGCGTGGTCGCCGACGTGGCCGACCGGATCACCGTGATGTACGCGGGCCGCGTCGTCGAGCACGCCGACGTGCACACGCTGTACGGCGCGCCCGCCCACCCGTACACCCGTGGTCTGCTTGCCTCGGTGCCGCGCCTGGAATATCGCGGTCACGGCCTGCACTCGATCAGTGGGACGCCGCCGAACCCGGTGGCCATCCCCGAGGGCTGCGCGTTCCACCCGCGGTGCCCGTGGGCGCAGCAGGTGTGCCGGATGACCGAGCCGCCGCTGACCCGGATCGGCCGGCTCGACCGGGCCAGCGCCTGCCACTTCCCGCCGGAGGCCCTCGATGCCCGTCTCGCATGA
- a CDS encoding dipeptide ABC transporter ATP-binding protein, whose product MPVSHEPILRVENAVKHFPITRGVVLPKKVGAVKAVDGVSFELRPGETLGLVGESGCGKSTLAKLLMRLETPTAGRAYLKGHDLFRMRAGDLRRLRRSMQMVMQDPYTSLNPRMTVADIVGEPFDIHPDAAPKGNRDLAVRELLEQVGLAPEHANRYPHQFSGGQRQRIGIARALALRPEVIICDEPVSALDVSVQAQVVNLLERLQDELGLAYIFIAHDLSVVRHISDRIAVMYLGRIVETGTSDQVYLRPTHPYTQALLSAVPVPDPNARARRQIIRLSGDVPSPADPPSGCRFRTRCWKAQPRCASEEPPLSQRAVDPHPSACHYAELHHVIA is encoded by the coding sequence ATGCCCGTCTCGCATGAGCCGATCCTGCGGGTCGAGAACGCCGTCAAGCACTTCCCGATCACGCGGGGCGTGGTGCTGCCCAAGAAGGTGGGCGCGGTCAAGGCGGTCGACGGCGTCAGCTTCGAGCTGCGGCCCGGCGAGACGCTCGGCCTCGTGGGCGAGTCGGGATGCGGGAAGTCGACGCTGGCCAAGCTGCTGATGCGGCTGGAGACGCCGACCGCCGGCCGGGCGTACCTCAAGGGTCATGACCTGTTCCGGATGCGGGCCGGCGACCTGCGGCGGCTGCGGCGGTCGATGCAGATGGTCATGCAGGACCCCTACACGTCGCTCAACCCGCGGATGACCGTCGCCGACATCGTGGGCGAGCCGTTCGACATCCACCCGGACGCGGCCCCGAAGGGCAACCGCGACCTGGCCGTACGCGAGCTGCTCGAGCAGGTCGGCCTGGCGCCGGAACACGCGAACCGCTACCCGCACCAGTTCTCCGGCGGCCAACGCCAACGCATCGGCATCGCCCGCGCGCTGGCCCTGCGCCCCGAGGTGATCATCTGCGACGAGCCGGTGTCGGCACTCGACGTCTCGGTGCAGGCCCAGGTGGTCAACCTGCTGGAGCGGCTGCAGGACGAGCTGGGGCTGGCGTACATCTTCATCGCGCACGATCTGTCGGTGGTGCGGCACATCAGCGACCGGATCGCCGTGATGTATCTCGGCCGCATCGTCGAGACGGGCACGTCCGACCAGGTCTATTTGCGCCCGACCCACCCCTACACCCAGGCCCTGCTGTCGGCGGTCCCGGTCCCGGACCCGAACGCCCGGGCGCGCCGCCAGATCATCCGGCTGTCGGGCGACGTGCCGTCACCGGCCGACCCGCCCAGCGGCTGCCGCTTCCGCACGCGATGTTGGAAGGCCCAGCCGCGCTGCGCGAGCGAGGAACCACCCCTGTCGCAACGCGCCGTCGACCCGCACCCGTCGGCCTGCCACTACGCGGAACTGCACCACGTCATCGCCTGA
- a CDS encoding phosphohydrolase — MLARALDPDDTLLRPLPVEVADLLVALDAPPRLAAHLRAVHDVACQLTTALRARYPALIFDREAVHYGAATHDIGKVIHPEELSGPGSAHEPAGHALLDLVTARLAESCGIERWAAFAGLDDVLDAIAVGADRRLAYQASHPVRR, encoded by the coding sequence ATGCTCGCGCGCGCCCTCGACCCTGACGACACCCTGTTGCGACCGTTGCCGGTCGAGGTCGCCGACCTGCTGGTCGCGCTCGACGCCCCGCCGCGGCTCGCGGCCCACCTCCGCGCCGTCCACGACGTCGCCTGCCAGCTCACCACCGCGCTACGGGCGCGCTATCCCGCCCTGATCTTCGACCGCGAAGCCGTCCACTACGGCGCCGCCACCCACGACATCGGCAAGGTGATCCACCCCGAGGAGCTGAGCGGCCCGGGCTCCGCCCACGAGCCCGCCGGCCACGCGCTGCTCGACCTGGTCACCGCCCGCCTCGCGGAAAGCTGCGGCATCGAGAGGTGGGCGGCCTTCGCGGGGCTCGACGACGTCCTCGACGCGATCGCCGTGGGGGCGGATCGACGGCTGGCTTATCAGGCCAGCCACCCGGTCAGGCGATGA
- a CDS encoding formylglycine-generating enzyme family protein yields the protein MELVPVPAGTVTLADRRTQSSWSVEVRPFRLGVFPVTQAEYAAVTGEWPSSSRGDRLPVESVSWRDAARFCVALSRREGLPPAYAIVGDVVSWDPAASGYRLPTEAEWEHACRAGTTGPRYGPLDEIAWYRGNSGERIHEVGGRRPNAWGLHDMLGNVWDWCWDRYDPEVYGTYRVLRGGGWFDEHWSCRASVRRRSHPTFRVDDVGFRVARSG from the coding sequence GTGGAGCTGGTGCCGGTGCCGGCGGGGACGGTGACGCTGGCGGATCGGCGCACGCAGAGCAGCTGGTCGGTCGAGGTTCGGCCGTTCCGGCTCGGGGTGTTTCCGGTGACGCAGGCGGAGTACGCGGCGGTCACCGGCGAGTGGCCGAGCTCCTCGCGGGGCGATCGGCTGCCCGTCGAGAGTGTGTCGTGGCGGGACGCCGCGCGGTTCTGCGTGGCGCTGTCGCGGCGCGAAGGGCTGCCGCCGGCGTACGCCATCGTCGGTGACGTCGTCTCGTGGGATCCCGCCGCTTCCGGGTACCGGCTGCCGACCGAGGCCGAGTGGGAGCACGCGTGCCGGGCCGGCACGACGGGGCCCCGCTACGGGCCGCTCGACGAGATCGCCTGGTACCGCGGCAACTCGGGCGAGCGGATCCACGAGGTGGGCGGGCGGCGCCCGAACGCCTGGGGCCTGCACGACATGCTCGGCAACGTCTGGGACTGGTGCTGGGACCGCTACGACCCCGAGGTCTACGGCACCTACCGCGTCCTGCGCGGCGGCGGCTGGTTCGACGAGCACTGGAGCTGCCGCGCCTCGGTCCGCCGCCGCAGCCACCCCACCTTCCGCGTCGACGACGTCGGCTTCCGGGTGGCGCGCTCCGGATAG
- a CDS encoding plasmid stabilization protein, whose product MPAGSSPKRERQYEHIKDSAQKRGASSGRAKEIAARTVNKERARSGESRTASRSSVKDISSGQRGGKRSHSGAQGRTKEQLYNEAKKRNIQGRSSMSKAELERALSKR is encoded by the coding sequence ATGCCGGCGGGATCGAGCCCCAAGCGGGAGCGGCAGTACGAGCACATCAAGGACAGCGCCCAGAAGCGCGGCGCGTCGTCCGGGCGGGCCAAGGAGATCGCCGCCCGCACGGTCAACAAGGAGCGGGCCAGGTCGGGCGAGTCGCGTACGGCCAGCCGGTCCTCGGTCAAGGACATCTCGTCCGGGCAGCGAGGCGGCAAGCGGTCGCACAGCGGCGCCCAGGGCCGCACCAAGGAGCAGCTCTACAACGAGGCCAAGAAGCGCAACATCCAGGGCCGCTCGAGCATGAGCAAGGCCGAGCTGGAACGAGCGCTGTCGAAGCGCTGA
- the purH gene encoding bifunctional phosphoribosylaminoimidazolecarboxamide formyltransferase/IMP cyclohydrolase produces the protein MNDDARRPLRRALVSVYDKTGLTELAAALHAGGVEIVSTGSTATTIANAGVPVTRVEDLTGFPEVLDGRVKTLHPRVHAGLLADTRVPAHLEQLSTLDIAPFELLVSNLYPFQETVASGASVEECVEQIDIGGPAMVRAAAKNHASVAVVTSPSAYPMIVNALADGGFTLAERRTLAARAFADIADYDVAVAEFFATSVAPAEWPTFAGLNLHADTPLRYGENPHQQAALYTNPAAPPGLAQAEQLHGKEMSYNNYVDADAAWRSAHDFDAPAVAIIKHANPCGIAVGDDVAEAHRKAHACDPVSAFGGVIAANREVTVEMAEQVAEIFTEVLVAPAFAEGALDVLTRKKNIRLLQAPPFAPLPAEWRPITGGVLVQMRDAIDAPGDDPAAWRLVAGPAAGDDVLADLAFAWRAVRSVKSNAILLAHDGASVGVGMGQVNRVDSARLAVSRAGAERAEGAVAASDAFFPFADGFQILADAGVRAVVQPGGSVRDEEVIAAANAAGVTMFFTGARHFFH, from the coding sequence ATGAACGACGACGCGCGGCGGCCGCTGCGGCGCGCCCTGGTCAGCGTGTACGACAAGACGGGGCTGACCGAGCTCGCCGCCGCCCTGCACGCCGGCGGGGTGGAGATCGTGTCGACCGGCTCGACCGCGACCACGATCGCGAACGCCGGCGTCCCGGTCACCCGGGTGGAGGACCTGACCGGCTTCCCCGAGGTGCTCGACGGCCGGGTCAAGACGCTGCACCCCCGGGTGCACGCCGGCCTGCTCGCCGACACCCGCGTGCCGGCGCACCTCGAGCAGCTGTCCACGCTGGACATCGCTCCGTTCGAGCTGCTGGTGTCCAATCTGTACCCGTTCCAGGAGACGGTCGCCTCCGGCGCCTCGGTCGAGGAGTGCGTCGAGCAGATCGACATCGGCGGGCCGGCGATGGTCCGCGCGGCCGCCAAGAACCACGCCTCGGTCGCGGTGGTGACGTCGCCCTCGGCGTACCCCATGATCGTTAATGCGTTGGCCGACGGGGGCTTCACCCTGGCCGAGCGCCGCACGCTCGCGGCGCGGGCGTTCGCCGACATCGCCGACTACGACGTCGCGGTCGCGGAGTTCTTCGCCACCAGCGTCGCGCCCGCCGAATGGCCAACCTTCGCCGGGCTCAACCTGCACGCCGACACCCCGCTGCGCTACGGCGAGAACCCGCACCAGCAGGCCGCGCTCTACACCAACCCGGCGGCCCCGCCCGGACTCGCGCAGGCCGAGCAGCTGCACGGCAAGGAGATGTCCTACAACAACTACGTCGACGCGGACGCGGCCTGGCGCTCGGCGCACGACTTCGACGCGCCCGCAGTCGCGATCATCAAGCACGCCAACCCGTGCGGGATCGCGGTCGGCGACGACGTGGCCGAGGCGCACCGCAAGGCGCACGCCTGCGACCCGGTCTCCGCGTTCGGCGGCGTGATCGCGGCCAACCGCGAGGTCACCGTCGAGATGGCCGAGCAGGTCGCCGAGATCTTCACCGAGGTGCTGGTGGCGCCGGCGTTCGCGGAGGGCGCGCTGGACGTGCTCACCCGCAAGAAGAACATCCGGCTGCTGCAGGCCCCGCCGTTCGCGCCGCTGCCGGCCGAGTGGCGCCCCATCACCGGCGGCGTGCTGGTGCAGATGCGCGACGCGATCGACGCGCCGGGCGACGACCCGGCGGCCTGGCGCCTGGTCGCCGGCCCGGCCGCGGGCGACGACGTGCTGGCCGACCTGGCGTTCGCCTGGCGGGCCGTGCGGTCGGTGAAGTCCAACGCCATCCTGCTGGCGCACGACGGCGCCTCGGTCGGCGTCGGCATGGGCCAGGTCAACCGCGTCGACTCGGCCCGGCTGGCGGTGTCCCGCGCGGGCGCGGAGCGGGCCGAGGGAGCGGTGGCGGCGTCGGACGCGTTCTTCCCGTTCGCCGACGGCTTCCAGATCCTGGCCGACGCGGGCGTCCGCGCGGTGGTCCAACCGGGCGGCTCGGTCCGCGACGAGGAGGTCATCGCCGCCGCCAACGCCGCCGGCGTCACGATGTTCTTCACCGGCGCCCGGCACTTCTTCCACTAG
- the purN gene encoding phosphoribosylglycinamide formyltransferase: MSVYVPASARIVVLISGSGSNLAALLDACADPGYGATVVAVGADRDGIAGLDRATAAGLPTFVERVKDHPTRAAWDEALTHRVAEHKPDLVISAGFLKLVGDTFLGAFGDRYLNTHNALLPAFPGIHGPRDALAYGVKLAGATLFFVDAGVDTGPIVAQVAVPVLDDDTEETLTERIKVAERQQLVDTVGRLVREGWTITGRKVTIP, encoded by the coding sequence GTGTCTGTCTACGTGCCCGCGTCCGCTCGCATCGTGGTTCTGATCTCCGGCTCCGGCAGCAACCTGGCCGCCCTGCTCGATGCCTGTGCCGACCCCGGCTACGGCGCGACGGTGGTGGCCGTCGGCGCCGACCGCGACGGCATCGCCGGCCTCGACCGGGCGACCGCGGCCGGGCTGCCGACCTTCGTCGAACGGGTGAAGGACCATCCGACCCGGGCGGCCTGGGACGAGGCGCTGACCCACCGGGTCGCCGAGCACAAGCCCGACCTGGTCATCTCGGCCGGCTTCCTCAAGCTCGTCGGCGACACGTTCCTCGGCGCGTTCGGCGACCGCTACCTCAACACCCACAACGCGCTGCTGCCGGCGTTCCCGGGGATCCACGGTCCCCGCGACGCCCTCGCCTACGGGGTCAAGCTGGCCGGCGCGACGCTGTTCTTCGTCGACGCGGGTGTCGACACCGGACCGATCGTCGCCCAGGTCGCGGTCCCGGTCCTCGACGACGACACCGAGGAGACGCTCACCGAGCGGATCAAGGTGGCCGAGCGCCAGCAACTCGTCGACACCGTCGGCCGCCTGGTCCGCGAGGGCTGGACCATCACCGGAAGGAAGGTCACCATCCCATGA
- a CDS encoding DUF6350 family protein, with protein sequence MRSPTPDGQTPAADDRRDPPAGPVRGMGTDQEAIGIDLPRHDDPPLVRRTAAARPDPEPETDPDPAAGAEPGLDDVRHRPTQPIDVRDRPTDRPDPSDVRNRPTEPIDVGNRPTVRLPRQRPAPPTNRAPLLIAGAVAALFAAAFSFLPVAAALALAQLTAGVSELGDAVRAGLAGWLLAHGVPPGTSLGPLGLPPLAVAAFAAWRVSRAGVHTSRAYGIAQRGSPLQAATVAGTVGLGYGVVGTAAALLADQPGLEVSALRAFVHCLVFGTLSALVGALRVTGALRVMAVRMPPVLRDGIRTGVVGAVLVLGTGAAMAGLSVALSGGDAADVLGAYRTGVAGQVGITLICLAYAPNAAIWAAAYLLGPGFAVGVDTIVRTTEVDVGTLLPLPLAAGIPQGPVGGLGALLLAAPLLAGMVAGWLLARRVLRLRAGDAYGRHRSWGSLVGAAAVGGPVAGLLLGLAAQVSRGPVGGPRLAEMGPVAWQVALAGALVMTIGATVGAAATRALAGP encoded by the coding sequence ATGCGCAGTCCGACCCCCGACGGCCAGACCCCGGCCGCCGACGACCGACGGGACCCGCCGGCGGGCCCGGTCCGCGGCATGGGCACGGACCAGGAGGCGATCGGCATCGACCTGCCGCGCCACGACGACCCGCCGCTCGTCCGGCGCACCGCAGCCGCTCGACCCGATCCTGAGCCCGAGACCGATCCAGACCCGGCAGCGGGGGCCGAACCCGGACTCGACGACGTCCGCCACCGGCCGACCCAGCCGATCGACGTCCGCGACCGGCCGACCGACCGGCCCGACCCGTCCGATGTCCGCAACCGGCCGACCGAGCCCATCGACGTCGGCAACCGCCCCACGGTGCGGCTGCCGCGGCAGCGCCCGGCCCCACCCACCAACCGCGCCCCGCTGCTGATCGCGGGCGCGGTCGCGGCGCTGTTCGCGGCCGCCTTCTCGTTCCTGCCGGTTGCCGCCGCGCTGGCGCTGGCCCAGTTGACCGCCGGTGTGAGCGAGCTCGGCGACGCCGTCCGGGCCGGCCTGGCCGGCTGGCTCCTCGCTCACGGCGTGCCGCCGGGCACCTCGCTCGGCCCGCTCGGCCTGCCGCCGCTCGCCGTGGCCGCGTTCGCCGCGTGGCGGGTCAGCCGGGCCGGCGTGCACACCAGCCGGGCGTACGGCATCGCCCAGCGCGGCTCCCCGCTCCAGGCGGCCACCGTGGCCGGCACCGTGGGCCTCGGCTACGGCGTCGTCGGCACGGCCGCCGCGCTGCTGGCGGACCAGCCCGGGCTCGAGGTCTCCGCCCTGCGCGCGTTCGTCCACTGTCTCGTGTTCGGCACGCTCTCGGCGCTGGTCGGCGCCCTGCGGGTGACCGGAGCGCTGCGGGTCATGGCGGTGCGGATGCCGCCGGTGCTGCGCGACGGGATCCGCACCGGCGTGGTCGGGGCCGTTCTCGTGCTCGGCACGGGCGCCGCGATGGCCGGCCTGTCGGTCGCCCTCAGTGGCGGCGACGCGGCGGACGTGCTCGGCGCCTACCGCACCGGCGTCGCCGGCCAGGTGGGCATCACGCTGATCTGCCTCGCGTACGCGCCGAACGCCGCCATCTGGGCCGCCGCGTACCTCCTGGGTCCGGGGTTCGCCGTGGGTGTGGACACCATCGTCCGGACCACCGAGGTCGACGTCGGCACGCTGCTGCCGTTGCCGTTGGCCGCGGGGATCCCGCAGGGCCCGGTCGGCGGGCTGGGCGCGCTGCTGCTGGCGGCGCCGTTGCTGGCCGGCATGGTCGCCGGTTGGCTGCTGGCCCGCCGGGTGCTGCGGTTGCGGGCGGGCGACGCGTACGGCCGGCACCGTTCGTGGGGTTCGCTGGTCGGCGCCGCCGCGGTCGGTGGCCCGGTGGCGGGGCTGCTGCTCGGCCTGGCCGCGCAGGTGTCGCGCGGGCCGGTCGGCGGGCCACGGCTGGCCGAGATGGGGCCGGTGGCCTGGCAGGTCGCGCTGGCCGGCGCGCTCGTGATGACCATCGGCGCGACCGTGGGCGCGGCCGCGACCAGGGCCCTCGCCGGACCCTGA
- the sucD gene encoding succinate--CoA ligase subunit alpha: MAIWLTKDSKVIVQGMTGSEGSKHTRRMLAAGTHVVGGVNPRKAGQTLDFDGTALPVFASVADAVKETGADVSVIFVPPQFTKAAVVEAIDAEIPLAVVITEGVPVHDTAAFWAYNVEKGQKTRIIGPNCPGIASPGASNAGIIPADITPAGRIGLVSKSGTLTYQLMYELRDIGFSTSVGIGGDPVIGTTHIDALAAFQDDPETDAIVMIGEIGGDAEERAAAFIKDNVTKPVVAYIAGFTAPPGKTMGHAGAIISGSAGTADAKKVALEAAGVRVGKTPSETARLMREIIQSR; encoded by the coding sequence ATGGCAATCTGGCTGACCAAGGACTCGAAGGTCATCGTGCAGGGCATGACCGGCTCCGAGGGTTCCAAGCACACCCGGCGCATGCTGGCCGCCGGCACCCACGTCGTCGGCGGCGTCAACCCGCGCAAGGCGGGCCAGACGCTGGACTTCGACGGCACCGCGCTGCCGGTCTTCGCGTCCGTGGCTGACGCGGTGAAGGAGACCGGCGCCGACGTGTCGGTCATCTTCGTGCCGCCGCAGTTCACCAAGGCGGCCGTGGTCGAGGCGATCGACGCCGAGATCCCGCTGGCCGTGGTGATCACCGAGGGCGTGCCGGTGCACGACACCGCCGCCTTCTGGGCCTACAACGTCGAGAAGGGGCAGAAGACGCGGATCATCGGTCCGAACTGCCCGGGCATCGCGTCGCCCGGCGCCTCCAACGCCGGCATCATCCCCGCCGACATCACCCCCGCCGGCCGCATCGGCCTGGTCAGCAAGAGCGGCACGCTGACCTACCAGCTGATGTACGAGCTGCGCGACATCGGTTTCTCGACCAGCGTGGGCATCGGCGGCGACCCGGTGATCGGCACGACGCACATCGACGCGCTCGCGGCGTTCCAGGACGACCCGGAGACCGACGCGATCGTCATGATCGGCGAGATCGGCGGCGACGCCGAGGAGCGCGCGGCCGCGTTCATCAAGGACAACGTGACCAAGCCCGTGGTCGCGTACATCGCCGGCTTCACCGCCCCGCCCGGCAAGACCATGGGGCACGCGGGCGCGATCATCTCGGGCTCGGCCGGCACGGCCGACGCGAAGAAGGTGGCGCTCGAGGCGGCCGGCGTACGCGTCGGCAAGACGCCCAGCGAGACCGCCCGCCTGATGCGCGAGATCATCCAAAGCCGCTGA